DNA from Candidatus Rokuibacteriota bacterium:
GTAGGACGACGTGCGCAATACGCTGGCGAACTGCGCCCGGTAATTCTCCACCAGGCTGACCCCGTCGATCACGACGTCGTGAACCCGCCACGCCTGGTCCGCTCGGGCCATCACGTAATCCAGCCGCACGTCGTTGCCGTCCCTGCTTTCCACTCTCGTGCGGACGATGGCGACACGTCCCTCGGCAGCGTCCATGTCCTCGCCGACCACGCGGATGACGGGCGGCCGAAGCCGCGGCAGCCGCGCCTGAACCATCTCGAGGTAGGCGCGCTCGAGGACGTCCGCGAACATCCGGGCGAACTCCTCGCGCTCCGCGCCGGTGCGCCTGTCCCACTCGACGCCCAGTGCGCGGCGGCTTGCCCTGCGCCCGTCAAACAAGGCGTAGGCGAGGTCGCGCACGGCGTCCCAGGCCTGCTTCGGGTTGGTCGCCTCGGCGAGGATGCCCGTCGTCCGGTGGAAGAAGTCCTCGATCTGAGCCCGGGCCGAGGGCCCGGCCTGCGAGGGGCCCGACAGTAGCGTGATAGCCAGTATCGTTCCGACGGCTCCGACGACGCGACGGTAACCCATGCCCGCTCCCTTCGGACCGACGTGATGGATACCACGCTGCCCGTGTCCGAGCCGCTCGCAAGCGCCGATGAAGGGGTCGCGTCAAATGGCCGCCGCCGCGCGTCAGGGGTCAGGCGTCCACGGAAGAATCCAGGCTAGCGCGGCGAGGGCGCAGGCGGCGGTGCTGGGGGTGCCGGCACCCACACCCATTGCCATGGCCGGCTCACGCCGTCGCCGTGGAGGACGTACTTCCCGTGCGGGTACACCACCTCACGCTGCACCGGCGCGGCTGGCTGCTGCTGCTGATAGACCACCGGCGGTGCTTCCACCACAGGCGGCGGAACATAGACCGGATAGGGGTACGCGTAGTACGGATAGGCGAGGGCAGCGCCCAGCGCCAGCCCTCCGATGAACGTGCCCGGGCCCCACCAGCAGCATCGGCCGTGATGGAAGCCGCCGCGGAAATGCCCGCCACCGCGGAAGTGCCCGCCACCGCGGGCCCAGGCATCGCTCGACGCGATGGCTCCAAGCAGCAACACCAGCGCCGCGAGGAGCACCAGCACGCGCGTCTTCATCTTCCCCTCCTGACGTGCGGATCGGACGCAGATGGTGTCCTGCTCATTCTACCTACTCGCACCGAGCCTCCGCGACGCAACTAGGCGGTGACACCCCTTGCGGCCCACCGTCGAGCAGCCGATCACGGAGGCGCCCGAGCTGCTGTCGACAAATCTTACAGCCATGAATGGCGACCCGAAGGCGACATCAGCTATCTCCATGAAACATATGCGCATTACGAATCTGGCGTGCTACGTGCTTGGGCCTCACTGTGGCGCCACCATGATGGGAAGGTCCCGGAAAGCGGGACGAGCCGGCAATGCAACCGGAAAGGGGAAGCCGATGCTAGTACGAATTGCCCTGATTTCTCTGCTGCTCTCCTTGCCGGTCTCATTGCCGGTCTGGGCCAGCCCCATCGCGGATCCTGCGCTGGGCTCCCAACTGGATGGCGGTATCGTCACTGTGACGCGGTTTGGCGGCCCTCTGAGCAGTGCAACGTTTGTCGCTGCCGGCACTGGCGCCTCGGCCACCGCGCTGGGATCCGCGGGATTCGTGTTGACCGTCAGTCCCGGTGATACTGCTCTCGCGACGTGGACTCTCACGAACACCGACCTTACTCCCGTCTTCCTCAACAACATCACCGCCGTGACGATCGATCTGACCTTGTCGGGTATCTCGCTGTTCGATTCGGGCTCCGCACCTTCCACCCCCGACAGCGGTCCGGGCATTCCTGGAGTGATTCACGTCGCTGGCGTACCGATCAGCAGTGCCACGGAGTTCCTCCCTTGGCCCGATCCTGCCAATCTCGGCGACATGTTTCGCGCCGTCTCCATCACCTTCGGCGCCTTTATTGGCCCCGGTGCCACATCTTCGTGGATGGATGACACGGAC
Protein-coding regions in this window:
- a CDS encoding ABC transporter substrate-binding protein, whose product is MGYRRVVGAVGTILAITLLSGPSQAGPSARAQIEDFFHRTTGILAEATNPKQAWDAVRDLAYALFDGRRASRRALGVEWDRRTGAEREEFARMFADVLERAYLEMVQARLPRLRPPVIRVVGEDMDAAEGRVAIVRTRVESRDGNDVRLDYVMARADQAWRVHDVVIDGVSLVENYRAQFASVLRTSSYSELVARLRAVAGTGEPVTASLGTGSGPDVIAYFDTSSAELGPVARRDLARAAAWLAANGQGRVLVEGHSDQRGARGLNQALAERRAGAVREYLVSRGVPGDRIGIVPYGDREPVCREPVETCWVQNRRAVVRLAR